From a region of the Arachis ipaensis cultivar K30076 chromosome B09, Araip1.1, whole genome shotgun sequence genome:
- the LOC107619539 gene encoding transcription factor bHLH96 yields MALKAVVYPQSQDPSFGYGVNYNNCYRNWSNSYNNEDQRVETTYPAEIWNNNNTTCSSPPSVLPSSCRPKRRRAKSRKNKEQIENQRMTHIAVERNRRKQMNHYLSLLRSLMPDSYVQRGDQASIIGGAINFVKELEQKLQFLGATYQEGEDGNNKKKKNMAFCEFFTFPQYTRTATATATTSSSSSNSEKSSSSRTVAAEEELGEVAADIEVTMVESHANVKIRSKKKPKQLLKMVSALHNMRLTILHLNVTTTINQLVLYSLSLKVEDDCKLGSVDDIAAAVYQLMNTIQQEAPIILASTN; encoded by the exons ATGGCGCTAAAAGCAGTGGTGTATCCACAAAGCCAAGACCCATCATTTGGCTATGGAGTCAATTACAACAACTGCTACCGAAACTGGAGTAACAGCTACAATAATGAAGACCAAAGAGTAGAAACAACTTACCCTGCAGAAATATGGAACAATAACAATACTACTTGTTCATCACCGCCATCAGTGTTGCCATCGTCGTGTCGGCCGAAGAGGCGAAGAGCGAAGAGCAGGAAGAACAAAGAGCAGATAGAGAACCAGAGAATGACTCACATTGCAGTGGAGCGCAACAGAAGGAAGCAGATGAATCACTATCTCTCCCTTCTCCGCTCTTTAATGCCGGACTCTTATGTTCAAAGG GGGGATCAAGCATCAATAATAGGAGGAGCTATTAACTTTGTTAAGGAGCTTGAACAGAAGCTGCAGTTCCTTGGAGCTACATATCAAGAAGGTGAAGATGGgaataataagaagaagaagaacatggcCTTTTGTGAATTCTTCACATTCCCACAGTACACAAGAACAGcaacagcaacagcaacaacaTCAAGCAGCAGTAGTAACAGTGagaaatcatcatcatcaagaacaGTGGCGGCAGAGGAGGAGTTGGGGGAGGTAGCTGCAGACATAGAAGTGACAATGGTGGAGAGCCATGCAAATGTGAAGAtaaggtcaaagaagaagccaaagcagctGTTGAAGATGGTGTCTGCTTTGCACAACATGAGGCTTACAATCTTGCACCTTAATGTCACCACCACCATCAATCAACTTGTTCTCTACTCTCTCAGTCTTAAG GTGGAAGATGATTGCAAGTTGGGATCGGTGGATGATATTGCTGCAGCTGTATACCAGCTTATGAATACCATTCAACAAGAGGCACCAATAATCTTAGCTTCaactaattaa